One genomic window of Mobula birostris isolate sMobBir1 unplaced genomic scaffold, sMobBir1.hap1 scaffold_1186, whole genome shotgun sequence includes the following:
- the LOC140192355 gene encoding C-type lectin domain family 12 member B-like isoform X2, whose translation MDDSKTYMNLNFTKMESLSRSRGARKQEPKENIGNRPCWKICLLCLVTLGLIVIVAGVSIYVSQVRQSQLLWEQNQEITRIQTQCRQQIHNLNLTVESKTSGNSRLNLSDSVCVQNVSLLNRNLADICQFLNRSREQNCSKDWKRSGDRCYFFSTSETSYDGARQQCSNFDSRLLEINSTDEASFLLQVNSDRDPIFWIGKCEDGKVASQLLYTVVAGRSICGHCGAEIFYSACHRVHPFICEKPAPLFPEIPQKIQDLCLQPVELI comes from the exons ATGGACGACAGCAAGACTTACATGAATCTGAATTTCACAAAAATGGAATCATTATCTCGTTCCCGAG GTGCTCGTAAACAGGAGCCGAAAGAGAACATCGGAAATAGACCCTGCTGGAAGATCTGCCTACTCTGCCTAGTTACTCTGGGGCTCATCGTGATAGTTGCCGGGGTCTCGATCTATG TGTCACAGGTTCGTCAGTCTCAGCTCCTTTGGGAGCAGAATCAAGAAATTACCAGGATACAGACACAATGCCGACAACAGATCCATAACTTGAACTTAACAGTTGAATCAAAGACATCCGGGAATTCCCGTCTGAATCTCTCCGACAGCGTCTGTGTGCAGAATGTTTCCCTCCTCAACAGAAACCTGGCTGATATTTGTCAATTCCTGAACAGGAGCAGAG AGCAAAACTGTTCGAAGGATTGGAAAAGATCTGGAGACAGGTGTTATTTCTTCTCTACGTCTGAAACATCTTACGATGGAGCGAGGCAACAGTGTTCAAACTTTGACTCAAGGCTCCTCGAAATCAATTCAACGGACGAAGCG AGTTTTCTTTTGCAAGTTAATTCCGACCGAGACCCTATATTCTGGATTGGAAAATGTGAAGACGG GAAAGTGGCCTCTCAGCTCCTGTACACGGTCGTCGCAGGAAGGTCCATCTGCGGTCATTGTGGCGCGGAAATATTCTATTCCGCTTGCCATCGTGTTCACCCTTTCATCTGTGAGAAGCCGGCACCATTGTTCCCGGAAATTCCTCAAAAGATCCAGGATCTCTGTCTACAGCCAGTGGAGCTGATTTGA
- the LOC140192355 gene encoding C-type lectin domain family 12 member B-like isoform X1, whose translation MVGGRESQCGYTVESTHTLNGLSTGARKQEPKENIGNRPCWKICLLCLVTLGLIVIVAGVSIYVSQVRQSQLLWEQNQEITRIQTQCRQQIHNLNLTVESKTSGNSRLNLSDSVCVQNVSLLNRNLADICQFLNRSREQNCSKDWKRSGDRCYFFSTSETSYDGARQQCSNFDSRLLEINSTDEASFLLQVNSDRDPIFWIGKCEDGKVASQLLYTVVAGRSICGHCGAEIFYSACHRVHPFICEKPAPLFPEIPQKIQDLCLQPVELI comes from the exons ATGGTGGGTGGAAGGGAGTCGCAGTGCGGGTACACGGTTGAATCCACGCACACGCTGAATGGGCTCTCCACAGGTGCTCGTAAACAGGAGCCGAAAGAGAACATCGGAAATAGACCCTGCTGGAAGATCTGCCTACTCTGCCTAGTTACTCTGGGGCTCATCGTGATAGTTGCCGGGGTCTCGATCTATG TGTCACAGGTTCGTCAGTCTCAGCTCCTTTGGGAGCAGAATCAAGAAATTACCAGGATACAGACACAATGCCGACAACAGATCCATAACTTGAACTTAACAGTTGAATCAAAGACATCCGGGAATTCCCGTCTGAATCTCTCCGACAGCGTCTGTGTGCAGAATGTTTCCCTCCTCAACAGAAACCTGGCTGATATTTGTCAATTCCTGAACAGGAGCAGAG AGCAAAACTGTTCGAAGGATTGGAAAAGATCTGGAGACAGGTGTTATTTCTTCTCTACGTCTGAAACATCTTACGATGGAGCGAGGCAACAGTGTTCAAACTTTGACTCAAGGCTCCTCGAAATCAATTCAACGGACGAAGCG AGTTTTCTTTTGCAAGTTAATTCCGACCGAGACCCTATATTCTGGATTGGAAAATGTGAAGACGG GAAAGTGGCCTCTCAGCTCCTGTACACGGTCGTCGCAGGAAGGTCCATCTGCGGTCATTGTGGCGCGGAAATATTCTATTCCGCTTGCCATCGTGTTCACCCTTTCATCTGTGAGAAGCCGGCACCATTGTTCCCGGAAATTCCTCAAAAGATCCAGGATCTCTGTCTACAGCCAGTGGAGCTGATTTGA